The genomic stretch aaacccaaagaacTCAAATTCCTTgacagcgatgtgaaagactgatatcaaattctTGGAAGCATTtagttgcaattattgctgttaAGATTGTGCAAACAGTTCTTcattttaagggggcaattacttttggtggttgataacttttttcattgaataaatgaaaacaaaaaatatagaaaatgaattataaaatataaaaatgaaatataaaaatgattttatgaaTGGGTTGTACTCTTTGAAGGTTGTTCCCTTTATCTAATATCACGACCATCACCCAGCCCATGGCTGAAGGAATCTCTCCACTCAATCAGAACCTCGCTTCGGGCTGCtaagaggaagtggaggaaatccagaTCCTCTCAGGACTTGACTTCATATCACACTTTGCTGACAGCCTTTAACTCCATATCAGCTAAAACCTCATTTTCAGTGCATATGCGTCTAACCCACATAAACTCTTCACCACCTTCTCTTCCCTcctcatccctccccctcccccctctcattGCCCCCTCTCTGACTTCCTGGCCCACTTTGAAGGGAATGGGGCTGGTATCCGGGACACCTTCACTCATCTGGTGATGCCACCTACTCCCCAAAGCACACCCACAGCTGCACTGGCCTCATGATGCTGGAACCTACAGACATACTTCATCATATTTCATCATGCAACCACCTGTTCACTTGAGCCTATCCCATCAGCTGTCCTTCAGTCCATATCCGGTGAGCTCCTTCCTTATCTGTCCTCTATTATTAATGGCTCTCTTGCCAGTGGTAATGTTCCCCCTCACTTTAACCTGGCTCATGGTACCCACTCCTTAAGAAACCAGCCTTAGACCCCTCTGATGTTAGGAACTATTGAGTATCATTTCTTCCCTTTCTGTCCAAAGCTCTGGAACGAGCTGTACTCAACCAACTCTCTTATTTTCTCCAACAGTACAATCTGCTCCACCATCGACAGTCCGGCTTCCGATCTGCGCACTCGCAAAAGTCTGCCAACCTACGGCATCCAGCCTctacagctcatccagaatgctgcggCCCAGctcgtcttcaaccttcccaagtCTTCACACATCACGCCTCTGTtacagtcactccactggctCCCAGTTGCTGCTAGGATCAGATTTTAAGTTCTGACTTCTGGCCTACACTGCAGCCAACAAGATGGCCCCTCCATACCTACAGGACATAATTCAGCCCTACACACCAACTCGGTCAATCCACTCTGCTGCCACAGGCCgacttgctcatcctgccagccGCCTGAATGGCTCTCGCTTGTCCCAACTGCGGAGCctctccaccctagctccccagtggtggaacgacctccccatTCCAATAAGAACTGTTCACTCACAGCCCATTTTCTCCTGtagtctgaagactcatctctctGTAGTTCCTCAAGTTGTCTTGGTATGGCAGTTATAGACTTGACCTATCTACCGGACAtgtgtactggacatatgttcatggcattacaaccaatcatatatgaattgtaccttatctgacgtgtTCGGTAGTTTGCTgcatgaccttgatatgcactatTTTGTacgttttgtacattttgtccaaggatctgaaaccattcagtgtgacatatTATGGAatgatagaggaaatcaggaaggggcaaatactttttcaaggCACTGAACTGTATTATTGTACTATATCTATTAAACAAGCAACACAATGTGGCAAGTTCTTAACATTTGCCTTGAACAAACTATCTATAAAGGCATTTTTTGAGTTGAGTTCAATAATGTGCACAAGTCACAAGACACAATCCTGAAGGCTACATACATTCCTTCTATTAGCTACAACAAATCAATTCGACATACATGTGGCTGATTCTGCCATTACATTTATCTCTAGAAATGATTAGCACCACCTCAAACATGCATAATCCTCACCAATAGGAGTGTTCCTGTTTTTGATGGCCATGTTTTAACCAGATTCAAGGCAACAAACTGAAGGGGCTCCATTTTAAGAGGTACTCATCTTATTATATAATACTTAACAGTACCACATGGTGTCCTGTCCCTCATTTTCTGGAATAATGAGGTCAAATATTCCATAGTATGTCATCATGACTCATCAAAATGCAATGTACAATATACAATGGTGTGCACAAATGTGGGCACCCCAgttcaaaaagccttttacaattaatatctaagtgaacaaaagcaaacctggcacaaagttaaacatgaagcatttctttaaatttttAAAGCAAGGTTACtctttacagtttcaaaataataaaaaaggccctgttcaaaagtttggaaCTCTGTCAGTTATTACTTTGTAACTCCTTCTCTGGcaaatataacagcttgtaaatgcttcctgtggCCAGCTaatctttcaattcttgcttgcTTGgaatttttcaccattcttcctgtgcccccagctgccacacaaccccaaagcataatggatccacctccatgcttaaccgtggtgttcttctctacaaaggcttcacccttttttctccaaacataccttctttggtaaTGGCCAAAAAGTTTTGTATCAGCaaaaattttggtttcatcagtccaaagcacaggCTTTAGgctttcttttgcatacttcagatgcttaattttgagTTGAGGCCGTTCTTTCTGTCAactgtaggtctttgttgtttaaagtatattgcattgttgtcctgtgaacagctagacctgtgtctgctactctttttttcagctcttttgtggtgatgtgtgggttcttctgaccatttctcaccaggtctcgggccattgtATCCAAATTCTTTCCTGGTCTTCCTTGacgaccttgccttgacttcaattgttccatttatcttccattttctaataatgtttctgacagtggatataggtagtttgaaacattgagagacttattgtagccttctccttcaaggtggaaatgaaccatcttcatgctgacatccttggacaactgtttagaggaacccatggttgttaacaccagacagaacagccactgcagttggatactttttATGGCATGGAGTTACGTCAGAATagaaagttcagccctggaattatactcacctgactcattgaatgagtaatgagtaaatcacctgggtctgggccttagtaatcatcttctTAAAAGTaataaagaataatccaaaagggcccttttcctttttttatatgatttataaatagtaaaaaatgaaaataaaaagcaatattgCTAtagaatttgcagaaaggtctcgtAACATTTAGAGCTCAgatttgcttttgatcacatacagttTAAATGTAACAGAcatctaaaccaggggtgcccaagtAGTGTGCACCCTACTGTAAGTATTCTGAACATAGTGGTTGGTCATACTTACGATCTCTCCATGCTATAATGTCATAGGACGTCTGAAGCGTGCTGATGTCATTCCTGACTGTCATGTTCAGGCAGTATTTGCCCACAGATGTGAAGGTGTAGTTCAAGTTAAATATGTTTCCGTACAACTTCACCCAGTGGCAGGAAACAGGGGAAATAGCCACACAGTTTGGCACCATTGACCAACATATCCACATTGGAGGGCTGGTcataaaaaatcacaaaatagaGAAAAGGGGGACACCAAATTAAAAAGGTTTATCCAATGTCAAATGCtatgataaatatgaaaaacaagCATGTTCATAACAATTTTACATAGAGTTACTACAAATGTGCATTATATGCCAATAATTTGCCAAACAAGCTACCTGTATCATAGGAAAAAATTCTACAGCAtaatttatgagaaaaaaaagggaTGTTTTTAAACAAGCGGTATATGAAGGAAATGCAAGATAAATTAGCTTTGGTTTACCAAAATGACACTAACCTCCCACCAACAAACATGGACAGGCTACTAATTTGGGACACTTTATAATCCGAAGGTCCCATGAACTCAATAGTCCTGATGGCATCTGGAAAACATGAATGACCCCATATCAAGAGGAGAAATATCAGTCCCTTTGAACAGCTAAATGCTCCACAAATAGAAACCTGTCATGTATGTAGTGCAGGGCCAACAGTTGCTATAAGGCTCAGCATGGAAACAGACATTAAAGTTTAAagatttattcatttcattatAATGCCACAATGTCCGTTCTTAAATTGAAAGCCTTATAAAATGTTAAGTTAAACTGATGATgataatacttttattttaaaacatgtttctaACCATTTTAAGTATACTAATGAAAGTGCCTTTTTGATGTACAGAGGTGGCATGAATATCTCCATTTAAATTAAGAAACTCGCCAAAACAGCAGGTCCCTGTAATTATAATCCCTATGAAGAATGAATAGGCCCAAATCTAAAACTAAATTTGCAAGAACAGAATAATATGATGTCCATAGAGAACACTGTAATAGTAAAACAAATAAGGGATACTGTTAAAGCCCAAAGAGGATGTTCACTGTTTGAATCCACATACATGCGAATATTAATTTGTATTGTGTAGCGTAATCTCTGAAAATACTATAAACTCAAAATAATATATGCGACCGTAAAACATACCCAATACTTTTAAGTCTGTGGAGTAGAATCCTGTTAGTCGTGTGTGTCTGGCCCAGTAGGCACCCAATGTCAGTCTTACAGTGTAGTTTCCCGAAGAGTTGTAATTGCATCGCACAAAAGGCTCCTTTCGCACTATGACTTCTCTGTAAATAGGTTAgggacaaaataaatgaattgaaaatacattaaaattgtTCCTGTGTTTCAGTAACACTATACATATATTGGTTATTAActtagcaataaaaaaaaaacaaaaaactcagCGGCCTACCCGTTCCCCAGGTCCCATGTATACGTGAACTTCACATAGCGGAACATGTTTCGGGGGTCAAAAAGCTCGAAAGAAGCTTCAGTCGGTATGTCTGCAGCTAGTTCCAAGGTGCTCCGTAGATAAGTTTCATTCCCATCCGTCTGACGAAAAGTAAGTTTTCCCGAGGCCATTTctacattgaaaaataataaatgttatgTATTTTAGATTCCACGTTTCCGCCGAAAGTGTATAAAGTGCGCCTACTACGGAACTGGCCTACCTGATAAATTGATTGTGTCATCGGTGTAGACAGCTTGCTGTACCAGTGAGATGGAAAAGTAGACGAAGACGGCAACGCATTTCATCCTGCCAGCAGCAAATTGCAAAGTGATTCTGAACTGTACGGCACCAGTAGGCCTTTGATCTAACTGAAAAGACTAGCCTACGCActcaaaagcattttaaaagtaTGAGCATTAAATCAaggatttaaaattattttaatgtccACACTGACACGCATAATGCAATACCATATACGCTAATTTATGTAAACATGTAAGCGAACCTTTTGATAAATATCGTATTTGCATTGTTTAAATGTAAAGCTAGTCAAAGGTGATTCCCAGAAGGACTAAAATAATCACCTAGATcgcaaataataatataattaccGACACTTATGCATGTAGACACATCCAGTTCTCACTTGTAACACGAACGTTGGCGACAGAATGGCTGTTGGAGTAATACAGCTTCTAACTGGAACACTGTACAGACACACCAATTAAACTACAGTTGACGCCTTGTTGCCTCTAAACCGAGTCATAACCATGTTGTCTCAATCCAGCTCAAAGCGTCATGGCCACGAGTATCATGGGCTTTGAAATAAACAAAGTAAATATTAAGTAAGTATTAGATAACAGGgaggggagaccggggcacaaACGAACACGGGGCATGTTTAAACATGGGGATTTCGCATAGTTGCATTTGCACaagaattatgtttttttatttaattttttaattttttattttattgttactAATGTATTATAGCAACGCCATTCTCATGTGTGAGTGGCTGGACGATTTCAAAAcaagagttattaacaaatATGCGTTTTAGCACCATGAAAGTCatgttttttcaccaaagtATTTTTTGAATAACTGATTATATGTGAccaccacagactccaaatatacatCATTTATATCACTGTTTTATGGGTTATAAGACTGTATAGAGTCGACACATTTCACAAGCAAGCAGAAACTGTGAGTCTTGCTGGAGTAGAACTAGGCAGCCGGGGCACTTTAGAACGCTGTGTTCCAAGGTGCCCCCGCCAGTTATAAATGTATCAGCCACAATAATGTTTAATGTAACGTTGTATATTCCACGTAGAACATGTATTTATTATCAATTTCTTCAAaggcaatttcacataaatggTGTAATGTGCGTTTAGTATTGACAACATTATATACCATTTTTACAAGACCattttcagatgaaaaa from Conger conger chromosome 2, fConCon1.1, whole genome shotgun sequence encodes the following:
- the tmem130 gene encoding transmembrane protein 130, whose translation is MASGKLTFRQTDGNETYLRSTLELAADIPTEASFELFDPRNMFRYVKFTYTWDLGNGEVIVRKEPFVRCNYNSSGNYTVRLTLGAYWARHTRLTGFYSTDLKVLDAIRTIEFMGPSDYKVSQISSLSMFVGGSPPMWICWSMVPNCVAISPVSCHWVKLYGNIFNLNYTFTSVGKYCLNMTVRNDISTLQTSYDIIAWRDRKYDQPLCSEYLQ